TTACTTCTGCTATACCGGGTATTACGTATGTTTATGCAAATGTACGTGCATATAATGAAACAAATGGAACATTCATTTTTCAGGGAGGGATGATAAGTCCGGATTATTTATATTCCATCGATGTTACTAATGGTTCAGTCATTTCTAATCCCCCATTTACATTTGTTGATGGCAAAGAGTTCGAATTTGATAATTCAACAGGAACTTTATATGGATTATTTTTTGACACTGGACTGTCTCAATACTTCTTAGAAACTATTACCCCCACAACAGGGGTGCATGTTAATGTATCCACAAGCCCTATTCCCAATATGGGTATTTGCCAGGGTTGTTCTACGTTTGATGAAATCAATAATAAATATCTACTAAAAGGGAATAATAATATTTTATCAATTGATGCAACTACCGGAATTATAAGTTCAAATACAGCACTTGGTTTATTATCAGGAGAAGTTTTAGTAGGTGCTTCTCTCTCTTATGACAATTCGACTGGTATATTATATGGACTACTATGGGATTCTAATATCACAAATAAGTATTTTTTAGTCTCAATTAACCCATCAACTGGAACAGTTACAAAAATTGGCTCGGGAACTACACTTCTGGAGCAAGGTGGTAGTGCTATAATAGACAAAGTCAATCAACAATATATTTACCTGTATAGTAGTGTGTCTGCAGGAGGATGGGAAATTGCGACAATAGACATTGCGACAGGAAATGTTATATACAATGCTCTCATAGCACCTTTTAATGCTAACGATAATTTCTATAGTTTGGAATATGACAACATTCAAGGAAAGTTATATGCTATTCACTGGGAGACAAACAGTACAGGAATTTCAGAACAAAATCATTTAAACAATTTCATAAACATTTATCCAAATCCCTTTTCTACACAGACAACTTTGCAGATTGACCCCGTAGGAAATCTTTCCAACGGGGCAGGCAATCCTTTACACAACGCAACCCTCACAGTTTATAATTGTTTCGGGCAGGCAGTAAAGTCATTAGTCATTAGCCATTCGCCATTCGTCATTGAGCGAGGCAATTTACCAAGCGGGTTGTATTTCATTCGGCTCATGCAAGACAACAAAACTATTGCAACTGAGAAACTTGTAATTACGGATAAATGAAAAAACCTTTTCTCATCTTTTTTCTTTTCGTCATTGCGAGCGCAGCGAAACAATCTCAGGCGCAGACAAATGTGTATCATCCAATTCCTGACACAAATGCAATTTGGAATGAAGAGACATGGTGGATCGTTTGGAGTACTCCACCCTGCGTAGTTCACGACAACTATACTTTGTTTTTCAATGGAGACACAATTGTTGGAACTTACACATACAAAAAAATTTATGCATCAGGTTTTATCGGTGCGCCTCCTTGTCAACCTCCTGGTTACAATTACTACAATCAATACAAAGGTGCACTTCGACAAGACAGTACGCTGAAGCAAGTATTTTTTCTCGGTAACCCAAGCGAATATCTTATTTATGATTTTAATATGAATATTGGCGATACAATCTCCTATAATGGAATCCAGAATGAAGTTATCGGAATTGATTCGACTATGGTTGGAAACAACTATCATAAAAGATTTTTATTAAAATCTATCACTTCACCACCATCGCCTCAAGACAGCACATATGCAATTATTGAAGGTGTAGGAAGTACTTTCGGTTTATATAATCCTATTATTCCTCCATTTGAATCTGGTTCGCAATTATATTTCTTCTGTCACAATGGTTTTGAAGCGTATCCTTCGACTAATACTGTTTGTTCATTTAATGTTGGAATCAGCGAGACAAACAAACAAGAAAATAAAATTTCCATTCTTCCCAACCCCTTTTCCACCTCCACAACTTTACACTCAGATAATTATTTAACAAACGCAACCCTCACAGTTTATAATTGTTTCGGGCAGGCAGTAAAGTCATTAGTCATTAGCCATTCGCCATTCGTCATTGAGCGAGGCAATCTCGCAAGCGGGTTGTATTTTATTCGGCTCATGCAAGACAACAAAACTATTGCAACTGAGAAACTGATAATCACGGATAACTGATATAGCTATCGGTAATCGGTTAGCATTAGTGTTATAATTTGTATATTTGTCCTATGGAAAAAACATCAATCTTGAACCGTATTACAGTAAATTCCAATCAATGTGGTGGCAAGCCCTGTGTGCGTGGAATGAGAATTCGTGTTACGGATGTGCTTGAACTAATTGCAAACGGACTGACATATGAACAGGTTCTTTCTGAATTACCTGACCTTGAAAAAGAAGATATTACTGCCTGTCTCAAATATGCTGCTGCAAAAATAAATCATCCTGTATTACATGCCGCCTGAAACTGAGATTTGGCTGGATGCTCAATTATCTCCTGCACTTTGCTCTTTCATTTCTAAACAATCCGGCAATCACTGCTTCGCAGTCCGCGAATTAGGTTTACTTAATGAGGATGACGTAGTAATTTTTAATAAAGCAAAGAAACATTCTTCTTCTATCATTATCATTACAAAAGATTCTGATTTTGTTGACTTGTTAATTCGATTTGGTTCACCTCCCAAAATTATTTTTCTTACTTGCGGCAACACTTCCAATGCAATGATGAAAGAAATTTTATCTTTTCGTCTGAAAGAAGCATTGAACTTACTAAGCAGTGCAGAAAACGAAATTGTTGAAATTGCCGATTAATTGTTTTTAAAGTGGCATCAGTCACCGACTGACACCGCTGAAAACACCTATTCCGCATTTCATTTATTTACCTATCTTCGCTCCCCATTAAAAACGGTATACAGGCATACCGAAACACAAACCAGTTCCCGATGCCTGAAAAGGAACAAAGTTTCGCCAAACTGTCAAAGACGATAAATGTCTTGATGGTGACCAAGGCGTCACCAAAAATGGCAAAACCAAATGTCAGAAGTAAAAGAAAAGGGCGCCTACAAAGATGTAGACCCGAACATCCAGTACGAAGCAGTTGACTGGACCACCATCGGAAAAAAGCAAGACGCTTACACCTCTTCCGAAAAAGAACGCCTCGAAGGAATTTATTCCACCACCATTAACAACATTGCAGAGCATGAAGTGGTTGAGGGAATCATTGTAGCTAAAACAGACAAAGAAGTGCTGGTGCGCATCGGCTATAAATCCGATGGCGTGATAGCGCTCAATGAATTCCGCTACAACCCCAATCTTGCTGTAGGCGATAAAGTGGAAGTGTATATTGATAAGCAGGAAGACAAAGAAGGACAGTTGCTTCTCTCCCACAAAAAAGCGCGCATAGTAAAAGGATGGGACAGGATGAATGCCGCGCTCGCTTCACAGGAAATCATTCAGGGATTTATCAAGTGCCGAACCAAAGGCGGACTTATTGCCGATGTGTTTGGTATAGAATGTTTCCTGCCGGGTTCGCAGATTGATATGAAACCCGTTCGCGATTACGACCAGTACGTAAATAAAATCATTGAGCTGAAAGTGGTGAAGATAAATCAGGAATTCCGCAACGTAGTGGTATCTCACAAAGCACTCATTGAAGCCGAAATTGAAGAGCAGAAGAAAGTCATCATCTCTAAAATGGAGAAAGGGCAAGTGCTTGAAGGAACGGTTAAGAACATTACTTCTTACGGTGTGTTCATTGACCTTGGCGGTGTTGACGGATTGATTCACATCACCGATTTAACATGGGAAAGAATCAATCATCCGGATGAAATTGTGAAGCTCGATGATAAGATCAATGTGGTTATTCTCGATTTCGATCACGAGAAGCGCAGAATCTCTCTTGGCTTGAAACAATTGAAACCGCATCCGTGGGATAAACTTGAAACAGAACTTAAGATTGGAGATAAAGTGAAAGGACGCGTTCGCGCCATTGAAGATTACGGAGCGTTTGTAGAAGTAATGCCGGGCGTTGAAGGGCTTATTCACGTTTCAGAAATATCATGGTCGCAGCACCTTCGCTCGGCAGGAGATTTTTTGAAAGTAGGCGAAGATATTGAAGCAGTGGTGGTGATGCTGGATAAAGAAACACGCAAAATGTCTCTCAGCATCAAGCAAATGGTTGCCGACCCCTGGAGCACTATTCTCGATAAATATCCTAAAGGCACAAAACAATCTGCCGTTGCTAAAAACATCACGGGCTTCGGAATATTTGTTGAACTCGAACCGGGCATTGACGGATTGATTCATATTTCAGATCTATCGTGGAATAAAAAGTTCAAGCACCCTTCCGAATTTGCAAAACTCGGAGATAAAATCGAATGCCTGGTGATGGAAGTGGATGCCGACAGCCGCAGAATTTCTTTGGGCGTTAAGCAGATGGAAGAAAATCCATGGGATGCATTTGAAACAGTATTCACCATTGGTTCAGTTCATAAAGGAACCATCACCACTATGACCGATAAAGGAGCGGTGATTGCCCTTCCTTACGGATTGGAAGGATATGCGCCCAAGCGTCATCTTGTAAAAGCCGATGGCTCTAACGCGCTCACCGATGAACAATTAGACTTTAAAGTGCTTGAGTTCAATAAAGAGTCAAGAAAAATTCTTGTTTCGCATACCAACATCCATCAGCAAATTGAAGAAGAACAAAAGCAAGTTGAAAGAAAAGAGGAGCAGGTGGCTGTGAAAAAAGTTCAGGACAACGTTTCTAAAAACACCATGGGTGATTTGGAAGGACTGGCAAAACTCAAAAAAGAAATGGAAGGAAAGGATTAACCTTTCTCCTTTCTCAAAGAGAAACCCTGACCCGTAAGGCGTCAGGGTTTTTTGTTTACATCCGCTTACTTCTTCTTCAAAACAAACCTTCTGAATGCCATCCACATTCCGGCAAACAGCAGCAGCAGCCACCATATTTCAAAAAAGAATACTATAATGTTTTCGCAAACGCGCCAGCCGCTCTTCACCGCTTCTTTCACACGGTGCCCGAACGAAGGCGTGTATTCATCAATGTTTTTATAGTTCTCAACCAGTTCTCTTTTTATTGCCTGCCGTTGGTAAATATTCAATTTGATGGTGCTGAAAGATACTTGTTCCTGAAGGCGCAGGTTCTCCAGTTTTGCTTCATCGGAGCGCAGGGTTTTGTTCAGCAGATTTTCTTCCGCGCCTGTTGTTTGCAAAAGTTTTTTTCCCTGCTCGTCAATGGCATTTATCAAGCGGTTGTTATGCACCTGCAGGCGCTTTTGCACCAATTGGTTGGAAAGCATGTTAAGCGAAACATCTTCCGCTTTGATCACGCGGTAATCCAGGTAATCAATGTGGCGGGCAATTTCTTTCAGCGTGGTGTCAAGATTGGTATTGGGTATGCGAACCACCACATCGTTGGCAACTGTATAAAAAATGGTTTCAAGAGTTGTATCAGCGCTCACGGGAGTGTAGGTTTTATAATCAACCGTGCTGTTGAGGTTGGTGTAGGTTACAAAGCCATCCCATTTTGCCACAAGGTCTTCAATAGCGAAACTTGCCTTGCGCACATCTTTTACTTTAAACTTCATGTCAGCCGTTCGGATGAATTTTTTTGTGCTGTCAGTTTCCTTTGCCGCTGAAGAAGACATAAATTCATTTGCGTTGCCTGAAACACTGTCGGCTTTCTCTGTTTCTTCATCCATAGGGGCTTCGGCTTTCATTTCGGAAGAAGAATATCCTCCTTCCTTATTGTTGGAAGCTTTGTCCTGCATGGAATGCTGTGCGCAGCTTATGATGAAAGTTGCGGCAAGCAGATAAACTGTAAAAGAAAAAAAGTTTTTCATTTGATTGTGTTTTAAATTTTTGTGCTTAACGGACGCATGAAGAGTTTTATTTCAGATGTAAAGAAAAGCAAATTCCATAATAGGACTTATGCAAACTTAGTGTCTTGTCAGTTCGACACGCCCTCAAAGCAGGACTACTTGATGTGACAGATTGCGTAAGTCCTATATAAAACGTGAGTCGGGAACAAATTTATATTGCACCCCTACGGGGTGCTGTATTTTCTTGTGGTTGCTGTTTCTACCAATATTATGTTCCTACGGAACAGTCCCGTTAGGGACAGCATATCGGTAGAAATACATATCTCCCAGAAAATCAAAGTCCCTTAGGGACGAAATGTTATGTTATGGTTATATTTGTTCGAGAACTCACGTTAGATAAAGCAAATTTTTTATCGGAGAATGGATAAAAAGAATAACTTTGCCATCTAGAATGAAGCAGCGCCAGATTCTAGACCCCCAGCAGATAGACCTCACCATCACCCGCCTTTGTTTCCAGCTAGTAGAAGTTCACAACGATTTTTCTAATTCGGTTATTCTCGGCATTCAGCCGCGTGGAGTTCAGCTTGCCCAGCGCATTCACAAAAAGCTTTCAGACATATTAAAAAAGAAAGATATTAAATACGGAGTTCTTGACATCACATTTTACCGCGATGACTTCCGCCAGAAAGAACTTGTGCCCTCCTCCACCGAAGTAAATTTCGACATAGAAAATAAAAATGTGATTCTTGTTGATGATGTGCTTTATACAGGAAGAACCATTCGTGCCGCGCTGGATGCCATGCTCACCTTAGGAAGACCAAGAGATGTGGAACTCGTTGTGCTGATTGACAGAAGACTCAGCCGCAATGTGCCGATACAGGCAAAATACATAGGCAAAACGATTGACTCCATTGCTTCTGAAAAAGTATTGGTTCAGTGGAAAGACACAGACAAAGAAGATGAAGTGATACTTCTGACAGACAAAACAGAAAAATGATATGAGCAAACTCTCCACTCCTCATCTGCTCGGAGCAAAAGACCTCACCGCTTCAGACATTGAATTGATTTTTAAAACTGCCGACAACTTTAAAGATGTCATCAACCGTCCGATTAAAAAAGTTCCTTCGCTCCGCGATATTACGATTGCCAATCTTTTCTTTGAAAGCTCCACACGCACAAGAGTTTCATTTGAACTGGCGGAAAAAAGATTGTCTGCCGATGTGATAAATTTTTCTTCTTCCGGTTCCTCCGTTAAAAAAGGTGAAACACTGATTGATACCGTGAATAACATTCTCGCCATGAAAGTGGACATGGTGGTGATGCGCCATCCTGCACCGGGAGCTGCTCACTTTCTTTCAAAAAACGTGAAAGCGAAAATCGTGAATG
This Bacteroidota bacterium DNA region includes the following protein-coding sequences:
- a CDS encoding T9SS type A sorting domain-containing protein; protein product: MKKVFTLIALFLFIDSFAQGEYIVEINRTNGNFNKITSAIPGITYVYANVRAYNETNGTFIFQGGMISPDYLYSIDVTNGSVISNPPFTFVDGKEFEFDNSTGTLYGLFFDTGLSQYFLETITPTTGVHVNVSTSPIPNMGICQGCSTFDEINNKYLLKGNNNILSIDATTGIISSNTALGLLSGEVLVGASLSYDNSTGILYGLLWDSNITNKYFLVSINPSTGTVTKIGSGTTLLEQGGSAIIDKVNQQYIYLYSSVSAGGWEIATIDIATGNVIYNALIAPFNANDNFYSLEYDNIQGKLYAIHWETNSTGISEQNHLNNFINIYPNPFSTQTTLQIDPVGNLSNGAGNPLHNATLTVYNCFGQAVKSLVISHSPFVIERGNLPSGLYFIRLMQDNKTIATEKLVITDK
- a CDS encoding T9SS type A sorting domain-containing protein produces the protein MKKPFLIFFLFVIASAAKQSQAQTNVYHPIPDTNAIWNEETWWIVWSTPPCVVHDNYTLFFNGDTIVGTYTYKKIYASGFIGAPPCQPPGYNYYNQYKGALRQDSTLKQVFFLGNPSEYLIYDFNMNIGDTISYNGIQNEVIGIDSTMVGNNYHKRFLLKSITSPPSPQDSTYAIIEGVGSTFGLYNPIIPPFESGSQLYFFCHNGFEAYPSTNTVCSFNVGISETNKQENKISILPNPFSTSTTLHSDNYLTNATLTVYNCFGQAVKSLVISHSPFVIERGNLASGLYFIRLMQDNKTIATEKLIITDN
- a CDS encoding DUF433 domain-containing protein, which translates into the protein MEKTSILNRITVNSNQCGGKPCVRGMRIRVTDVLELIANGLTYEQVLSELPDLEKEDITACLKYAAAKINHPVLHAA
- a CDS encoding DUF5615 family PIN-like protein, which encodes MPPETEIWLDAQLSPALCSFISKQSGNHCFAVRELGLLNEDDVVIFNKAKKHSSSIIIITKDSDFVDLLIRFGSPPKIIFLTCGNTSNAMMKEILSFRLKEALNLLSSAENEIVEIAD
- the rpsA gene encoding 30S ribosomal protein S1, whose protein sequence is MSEVKEKGAYKDVDPNIQYEAVDWTTIGKKQDAYTSSEKERLEGIYSTTINNIAEHEVVEGIIVAKTDKEVLVRIGYKSDGVIALNEFRYNPNLAVGDKVEVYIDKQEDKEGQLLLSHKKARIVKGWDRMNAALASQEIIQGFIKCRTKGGLIADVFGIECFLPGSQIDMKPVRDYDQYVNKIIELKVVKINQEFRNVVVSHKALIEAEIEEQKKVIISKMEKGQVLEGTVKNITSYGVFIDLGGVDGLIHITDLTWERINHPDEIVKLDDKINVVILDFDHEKRRISLGLKQLKPHPWDKLETELKIGDKVKGRVRAIEDYGAFVEVMPGVEGLIHVSEISWSQHLRSAGDFLKVGEDIEAVVVMLDKETRKMSLSIKQMVADPWSTILDKYPKGTKQSAVAKNITGFGIFVELEPGIDGLIHISDLSWNKKFKHPSEFAKLGDKIECLVMEVDADSRRISLGVKQMEENPWDAFETVFTIGSVHKGTITTMTDKGAVIALPYGLEGYAPKRHLVKADGSNALTDEQLDFKVLEFNKESRKILVSHTNIHQQIEEEQKQVERKEEQVAVKKVQDNVSKNTMGDLEGLAKLKKEMEGKD
- a CDS encoding DUF4349 domain-containing protein, coding for MKNFFSFTVYLLAATFIISCAQHSMQDKASNNKEGGYSSSEMKAEAPMDEETEKADSVSGNANEFMSSSAAKETDSTKKFIRTADMKFKVKDVRKASFAIEDLVAKWDGFVTYTNLNSTVDYKTYTPVSADTTLETIFYTVANDVVVRIPNTNLDTTLKEIARHIDYLDYRVIKAEDVSLNMLSNQLVQKRLQVHNNRLINAIDEQGKKLLQTTGAEENLLNKTLRSDEAKLENLRLQEQVSFSTIKLNIYQRQAIKRELVENYKNIDEYTPSFGHRVKEAVKSGWRVCENIIVFFFEIWWLLLLFAGMWMAFRRFVLKKK
- the pyrR gene encoding bifunctional pyr operon transcriptional regulator/uracil phosphoribosyltransferase PyrR gives rise to the protein MKQRQILDPQQIDLTITRLCFQLVEVHNDFSNSVILGIQPRGVQLAQRIHKKLSDILKKKDIKYGVLDITFYRDDFRQKELVPSSTEVNFDIENKNVILVDDVLYTGRTIRAALDAMLTLGRPRDVELVVLIDRRLSRNVPIQAKYIGKTIDSIASEKVLVQWKDTDKEDEVILLTDKTEK